One stretch of Lagenorhynchus albirostris chromosome 13, mLagAlb1.1, whole genome shotgun sequence DNA includes these proteins:
- the EIF2AK2 gene encoding interferon-induced, double-stranded RNA-activated protein kinase: protein MASGRSPCFYIEELNKYQQRNTAVLKYCELSKTGPPHNLRFTYQVIIDGREFPKAEGRSKKEARNAAAKLAFEIISKEQKAASPSSLQTGDPSEVPPIENYIGRVNTIAQKKNLSVIYEECESRDSGPDKFHYKCKIGQNEYGIGIGSTKQEAKQLAAKLAYEKIQSENLMKADASSGCFNTVCGDVQSNSSATNTSASESPSENDFSTSEAESNDNSDAVDKSFQSPENSSRNNPRKVKRSLAPRFDSPVKREEKERMYTVDSRFIRYFTEITPIGEGGFGQVFKAKHKIDEKTYVIKCVKYNNEKVEREVKALAMLDHANIVHYHSCWDGLDYDPEQSINSSRSKTRCLFIQMEYCDKGTLKQWIDSRRGKEQDKRLALVFFEQITEGVHYIHSKQLIHRDLKPCNIFLVETNQIKIGDFGLVTYLKNDEARTSKQGTRLYMSPEQIACIEDYGNEVDIFALGLILAELLHICSTEIETMKILKGLRDGTFSDVFDNKEKNLLQKLLSKDPKKRPNTLKILKTLKEWSNIAEKKKWNTC from the exons ATGGCCAGTGGTCGTTCACCATGTTTCTATATAGAAGAACTTAATAAGTACCAACAAAGGAACACTGCAGTACTTAAGTACTGTGAACTATCTAAGACAGGACCTCCACATAACTTAAG gTTTACCTATCAAGTTATAATAGATGGCAGAGAATTTCCAAAGGCTGAAGGTAGATCAAAGAAGGAAGCCAGAAATGCTGCAGCCAAATTAGCTTTTGAAATAATTAGTAAAGAACAGAAG gcCGCTAGTCCTTCATCACTGCAGACAGGAGATCCTTCAGAAGTACCACCCATTGAGAATTACATAGGCCGTGTTAATACGATTGCCCAGAAGAAAAACCTATCTGTAATTTATGAAGAATGTGAATCGAGGGACAGTGGGCCCGATAA ATTTCATTATAAATGCAAAATTGGACAGAATGAATATGGTATTGGTATAGGTTCCACTAAACAGGAGGCAAAACAATTGGCTGCTAAACTGGCTTATGAAAAGATACAGTCAGAAAATTTAATG AAAGCTGACGCATCCTCTGGTTGTTTCAATACTGTGTGTGGTGATGTCCAAAGCAACTCTTCAGCGACAAACACATC TGCTTCTGAATCACCATCTGAAAATGACTTCTCAACAAGTGAAGCGGAAAGCAATGATAACAGTGACGCAGTAGACAAGTCTTTCCAATCTCCAGAG aaCAGTTCCAGAAATAATCCCAGAAAGGTGAAGAG ATCTTTGGCACCTAGATTTGACTCTCCtgtgaagagggaagaaaaagaaagaatgtatacTGTGGACTCCAG GTTTATCagatattttacagaaataacACCAATTGGCGAAGGTGGATTTGGCCAAGTTTTCAAAGCCAAACACAAAATTGACGAGAAGACTTATGTTATTAAATGTGTTAAATATAATAACGA GAAGGTAGAGCGTGAAGTGAAAGCTTTGGCAATGCTTGATCATGCAAATATCGTTCACTACCACAGTTGTTGGGATGGGCTTGATTACGATCCTGAGCAAAGCATAAATTCTTCAAG ATCAAAGACTAGGTGCCTTTTCATCCAAATGGAATACTGTGATAAAGGGACATTGAAGCAATGGATTGACagtagaagaggcaaggaacaagACAAACGTTTGGCTTTGGTATTCTTTGAACAAATAACAGAAGGAGTGCATTACATACATTCAAAACAGTTAATTCATAGAGACCTTAAG ccatgtaatatatttttagtaGAGACGAACCAAATAAAGATTGGAGACTTTGGACTTGTAACATACCTGAAAAATGATGAAGCGCGGACAAGTAAACAGGGAACTAGGCTATACATGAGCCCAGAACAG ATTGCTTGTATAGAAGACTATGGAAATGAAGTGGACATCTTTGCTCTGGGACTAATTCTTGCAGAACTTCTTCACATATGTTCCACTGAGATAGAAACAATGAAG attcttaaAGGTCTAAGGGATGGCACCTTCTCAGATGTATTTGACAACAAAGAA AAAAATCTTCTACAGAAATTACTCTCAAAGGATCCCAAGAAACGACCTAACACATTGAAAATACTGAAGACTTTGAAGGAGTGGAGTAATattgcagagaaaaagaaatggaatacaTGTTAG